A region of the Antedon mediterranea chromosome 4, ecAntMedi1.1, whole genome shotgun sequence genome:
aaagcacaatgataaagaataggaaacatttaataacatgataaatgacattcacatagcaatttagcactgtgttttactataaccaatcagattagagtaaaacacaatgataaagaataggaaacatttaataatatgatatataacatttacatagcaatttagcactgtgttttactataaccaatttgattagagtaaaacacaacgataaagaataggaaacatttaataacatgataaattacatttacatagcaatttatcactgtgttttactataaccaatttggttagagtaaaacacaatgataaagaataagaaacatttaataacatgataaatgacatttacatagcaatttagcactgtgttttactataaccaatttggttagagtaaagcacaatgataaagaataggaaacatttaataacatgataaatgacattcacatagcaatttagcactgtgttttactataaccaatcagattagagtaaaacacaatgataaagaataggaaacatttaataatatgatatataacatttacatagcaatttagcactgtgttttactataaccaatttgattagagtaaaactcaacgataaagaataggaaacatttaataacatgataaattacatttacatagcaatttatcactgtgttttactataaccaatttggttagagtaaaacacaatgataaagaataggaaacatttaataatatgataaattacatttacatagcaatttatcactgtgttttactataaccaatttggttagagtaaaacacaatgataaagaataggaatttaataatatgataataacatttacatagcaatttagcactgtgttttactataaccaatttggttatggtaaagcacaatgataaagaataggaaacatttaaaaatatgataaatgacattcacatagcaatttagcactgtgttttactataccaatttgattagagtaaaacacaatgataaagaatatgaaacatttaataatatgataaataaattgctagcactgtgttttactataccaatttagttttggataaagaatatgaatttaaagaatggatataatatgatatgatacaatATGATTTTCTCCCAATTAGTAAGACATTTTGGAATACTGCGTGCGTAGTGCACCTAACAAGATCATGTTCGCTATTtaaaactcacattttaaaaccgtaaacgcataaatttgcggacatactcgtaaaacacacttccagagatttaataattttaacagtactacaaaatccataatataaagtaatatagatttgtacaaaaagagcagaacaattaaattaactgtcattacatctactgaactgtctcattacatctactgaaaaattcatcgcgatgaatttatttataatacaccaaTCAGATCACACGCAATTAGTATGGAATGCCAGTTTAGGCGATGATAAAATCGCGTCGAtgatgcaatgaaaattgcgtcgatgtgatgaaaattgtgtcgatgaatatagtattgatgtaatgatgtgatgaacattgcgtcgatgaaaattgcgtcgatgtaatgaaaattgcgttaatgtgatgaaaattgcgtcgatgaaaattgcgtcgatgaaaactgcatcgatgaaaactgcatcgatgaaaaaaaaaataattttcatcgatgcagttttcatcgatgaaaattgcgatctccctgccggtatgatttgaatatgatgtcatggatgctggacatctggattttatgtactgaactggtggattaacggaagcaattagctagaagatataatgtgtccgaaaggacaataatggatccattgctaaaatgtgttgacaataaatcactaaaatgttaatcagtgcatatatttcaacattgttttagtGCGCGATCACTGTGCGCTTGTCTATAACGCGCGCTAGCGCAAGCGgtaaacatgtttatcatatcaaaatattcagaaaccgtcaatttttagcaacataataacattattaacatcattattaacatcatcatttactttactagtagtcattttcatcattgattgaattaaaaccatttggaattttcataatcaattaaattcatcacatcaattttcatcgatgcagttttcatcgacgcaattttcatcgatgcagttttcatcgacgcaattttcatcgacgcaattttcatcgatgcaattttcatcgacgcaatgtaaaTTGCCtcgacgcaatctacattgcatcgacgcaatctacattgcgtcgatgcaattttcatcgacgcaatttcattatcgacgcaatttttatcatcgccaaaaacttgtgtaaaacggcgttccataagtGACGAATCGCATATTCGCCGTTTATTGTTGAGGCGCGTAAACAGTGTGCGCAATGCACGTTTTCTTCCCATGACGAGACGAATCGATATTCGACTCTTCGTGTGACGAATAATcgccaaattataattaatataattaattaatgaaataagatacgcagttgatgtttgcatcaattgttctttagaataaatactttcgaaatacaaaacaaaaaatgtgtggtgagtgacgatatgttcaatcatggacctataaattactaatttataggtccatgattcaatatctgtagcttcaattcaaacataatgtaacagaaaattcgaagcgtaaaaaacgttcgtttacacaacacttttttttatactttattattgattattatattatacaggaatactatttatttcctcatttctacccaagaataaacaatttttggatacaaaactttatgtgaattacattaccaaaatattaaaatgaggataaaaaaaCATCGCGTAAAATACTCGTACTCAAAAGCTTCTGAAATTTGTAGATATATgtcatgaaaaagaaatttgacattcccaataattttttttggcaaaaatgtaatatatgaaacatacaatttacatagtttatcattgttttttattagaaccaatatggttacacagttaaacatagtgataaagaatagatacttgttaggttactaccctaccctctagtttgaagcgacattataaattcatcgagaaaaaaaacgtatcgtattcagaaacgtttgacattttgtatagatatgttcaataagacaaaacaaattataaatttcaagacaaatcgatgatttccattatttgcatttcaaaaaattcacacttatgaaagaccatacattttcaacatttccttttttctgtgtaccgagtttagaaactttttgaataccagacgtatttttttgtgatgctttttcatttgaattgtagtataaaatgtcattgaaacgagataaaaatcatacaagacatgttataataggttgctctatatacataacaaaattagttcttttttttggtaagaatcgccaatgaagtagaaagttatttcagatgtagtgtgcatttatatgtcattaatagtaggcctaaaatataatattaaatattataaagaatatcaaacattttatgttatgaaaaataaaattgacatataagtttatcattgtgttttactttaaccattttggttaaaagttaaacacagtgagtgataaagaatagaactgttttagtttatttaaccctaaccctagtttgaagcgatcacatatttaatattcatcgctaaaaatacgtatcgtcttgaaaaacgtttgatatttggtagatatgttcaatataggttcttacatctataatgcaaaagaaatatcctaatagttttattttgatttctgagaatcatcaatgaagtaaaaatgtgttggaaatgtattgtctttcataagtgtaaatgtttagaaatgcaaattattaaaatcacgaatttgtcttgaaacttttattttttgtttgttttatagacgtaagaacctattgaacatatttaccaaatttcaaatgtttctgaatacgatacgtattttttcgcgatgaattaagtatgtgatcgcttcaaactagggttagagttattataacctaaaacagtgtctattctttatcattgtgtttaactgtgtaaccaaattggttctgtaaaacaagatgataaactatgtaacttgtatttattattattacattatatgcatcctataatgtaatatgaaaaataaaatgtacatagtttatcattgtgttgtactaaacccaatttggttaaaagttaaacacagtgttaaagaatgaactgttaggttatttaaccctaaccctagtttgaagcgatcacatacttaattcatcgataaaaatacgtatcgtcttaaaaaacgtttgaaatttggtacatgttcaatataggttcttacatctataatgtaaaagaaatatcataatttgttttattttgatttctgggaatcatcaatgaagtaaaaatgtgttggaaaatgTGTGgtatttcataagtgtacatttttagaaatgcaaattattaaaatcacgaattttttgtgaaatttatattttttgtttgttttatagacgtaagaacctattaaacatatctaacaaatttcaaaagtttctaaatacgatacgtactttttcgcgatgaatttattatgtcgcttcaaactagggttagggttatataacctaaaacagtatctattctttatcactgtgtttaactgtgtcaccaaattggttctgtaaaacaagatgataaactatgtaacttgtatttattatattattacattatatgtatcctattcttttcataacgtttagataataagatatgtttaatataatattttgctatgtaaataatatcatataataaatgtttcattatcattgtgttttactgtaaccaaattggctatagtaaaacacaatactaaatttgtatgtaaatgtatcatattattatatgtttcctattcttaatttgtgttttactgtatccagcacagtgctaaatatcatttatcatagttaaaatgttttactctaaccaaattggttatagtaaaacacagtgataaattactatgtaaatgtcatttatcatattattaaatgtttcatattctttatcattgtgctttactctaatcaaattggttatagtaaaacacagtgctaaatttatatgtgaatgtcatttatcatgttattaaatgtttcctattctttatcattgtgttttactctaaccaaattggttatagtaaaacacaatgctaaattgctatgtaatgacatttatcatattattaaatgtttcctattctatatcattgtgctttaccataaccaaattggttatagtaaaacattgtgctaaattgctagctatgtaaataatcattattattaaatgtttcctattctttgtcattgtgttttactctaaccaaattggttatagtaaaacacagtgctaaattgctatgtaatgacatttataatattattaaatgtttcctattctatatcattgtgctttaccataaccaaattggttatattAAAACatggtgctaaattgctatgtaaataatcattattattaaatgtttcctattctatatcattgtgctttaccataaccaaattggttatagtaaaacacagtgataaattgctatgtaaatgtcatttatcatattattaaatgtttcctattctttatcattatgttttactttaaccaaattggttatagtaaaacacagtgctaaattgctatgtaaatgtcatttatcatattattaaatgtttcctattctatatcattgtgctttaccataaccaaattggttatagtaaaacacagtgataaattgctatgtaaatgtcatttatcatattattaaatgtttcctattctttatcattgtgttttactctaaccaaattggttatagtaaatcacagtgctaaattgctatgtaaataatcattattattaaatatttcctattctttatcattgtgttttactctaaccaaattggttatagtaaaacacagtgctaaattgctatgtaaatgtcatatatcatattattaaattcctattctttatcattctgctttactttaaccaaattggttatagtaaaacacagtgctaaattgctatgtaaatgtcatttatcatattattaagtgtttcctattctttatcattgtgttttactttaaccaaattggttatagtaaaacacagtgctaaattgctatgtaaatgtcatttatcaaattattaaatgtttcctattctatatcattgtgttttactctaaccaaattggttatagtaaaacacagtgctaaattgctatgtgaatgtcatatatcatattattaaatgtttcctattctttatcattgtgttttactataaccaaattggttatagtaaaacacagtgctaaattgctatgtaaataatcattattattaaatgtttcatattctttatcattgtgttttactctaaccaaattggttatagtaaaacacagtgataaattgctatgtaaatgtcatttatcatattattaaatgtttcctattctatatcattgtgttttactataaccaaattggttatagtaaaacacagtgctaaattgctatgtaaataatcattattattaaatatttcctattctttatcattgtgttttactctaaccaaattggttatagtaaaacacagtgctaaattgctatgtaaatgtcatatatcatattattaaattcctattctttatcattctgctttactttaaccaaattggttatagtaaaacacagtgctaaattgctatgtaaatgtcatttatcatattattaaatatttcctattctttatcattgtgttttactctaaccaaattggttatagtaaaacacagtgctaaattgctatgtaaatgtcatatatcatattattaaattcctattctttatcattctgctttactttaaccaaattggttatagtaaaacacagtgctaaattgctatgtaaatgacatttatcatattattaaatgtttcctattctttatcattgtgttttactctaaccaaattggttattgtaaaacacagtatattttacctcaacaacatcgccgcaaaattgtttatacgtttattttgattggctaactaaagtacggtctaatgaatattgatatcagaagattccctagcttagtgaaaaagttttattaccaaaaatatgctgATTACGTCACTACCGGAAGCTGTAGTCTAGCATGATGCAGACGCAATTGATTATGTACGtttgttaaacatataaaaagctgtaaattaccacaaaacgacaataggaaagaattcaaagaaatgccctacgtgttcaaaatcattgttttaatatagtctgtatgtataactaacaattgaccttgtggaagagcgtataaatttaatttaaagtaaaacatgatttactcgccaattTGGTATTGGATATATAGCTCATATAGGATACTACATGGCCGGACCGCAAATAAAATACGATATATATATGATGACGTAGTAGATATCTACACATGCGTAGAAGAACTCCTGGATTGGAGTAGTAGGGAGATTTCCTTCCAGAAATCTCGGATTGAATCCTTCGTTCCGATAAAATGACGATAGAAATTATAATTTGTAGTTGATTTTGAAGTAATCGatatattgttaaatattatagtatgGCGACTAAAAAATTACGAGAAATTGTAGCAAAGCAGGTAAGAACACAGTCGTTTTCAAGCAAGttaaaggctaggcctaggcccatgtgcattaaaaatacaagatcaATACAATGAAGCGTGATAATATTTTGACCACAGTACAAGGCATATTTTCCTCGGTTTACAACCATCTCTGCGAGGATATCCAGTGGTAGCCTAGGAGAATTGATTCTACCGGTACCTAATTTGCGATACATTTTGTATATGTAATTTGGATTAAATggtaacattttatattaattatatttttattaaattgtttattttatgttgaAATTGTATTTGCAGGTTTCTATGGCAATAGGTTTGACAGAAGAGCAAATTCTACCACTGATTAATTTTTCTCAACTTATGTTAAATAAAAGGTAATGTTACAAAATAGCATTAATCAgttgaaaattaaatatcaaatcCTTTTCATAAGGGGACACTTGATCCCCTAAATAGTAGTTCTACTGTGCATATGTAActttaatactaaataattaataatttcatttttggtTTACTTAATTTTGTTGTTAGATGTGGAGGTGAATTAAGTGTGTCTGTCAAGTCCCTAAATCATATTCAGAATCCGGGTCAAGTACTCTCAGACTCTGAACTCATAAAATATGCTGGAAAGGTTGCTGCTAAGGTAACAACTTAAATTTGAATTTGCTTTTATTTCAAAGACCAAAACAAATCagataaaataattgtaatttattttttagataacGCATCCCGGAAAGTACATTGAGAATATTGCTATAGACTCAACTCACATTAGTTTTAAGATAAAACCATCCAGATTTGTTGAGGTAAGAAAAAAAGAGCTTATATTTTGCTTCTCATCTCCTAACTACTCAActtataaattcaattcaataaaactttattatccccaGCAAACTCCGGGGAAATTCATAAATAGACAAATTCCATGAtttacttttttctttttttatttgtttttagtaTGTTTTAGGAGAAATAAACTCAGCTGGCCAACAGTATGGCATTCCAAGATCAAATGAGCCAAAGAAAAAAGTTATAATTGAATACAGGTTGGTGCgtttcttttattaattttctttcaattgaatactaatttagtttattattaaacataatttttaagtgaaattttttATTCCTTTCAGTTCTCCAAATATTGCAAAACCTTTTCATGCTGGTCATCTGCGGTCAACAGTTATAGGtcaatttttaacaaatttgcataaattgCTTGGACACCAGGTGACCAGTATCAATTACCTAGGTGACTGGGGAACCCAGTTTGGTATTTTAGCAGCAGGATTGAAGAAACAAAACCAAACTGTCTTTTCAACAAGATCTTTATTTGACGTTTATGTAGCAGCTAACAGCGAAGCTGAAGTAAATGCGCAGTTCAAAATAAAAGCAAGAGAAATCTTTAGAAAAATGGAAGATGGCGATGAAGAAATATTAAGTTTGTGGCGTGAAATTCGTGATCAAAGTGTTTCTGATTACTCACACACATACAAggtaaaaatgaaaacaaatgatGAATATTTTATAACTACCGTATACCTTTTTtctatgaattttaaattaaataattgtttttgtttttttcttttaaagcGTTTAGGAATAAAATTTGATGAATATTCTGGGGAATCTAAGTACAGACAATCAGCTCAAGATCTTACGAATCAACTCAAAGAAACAAATATACTTCAAAAAGCTATGTAAGTACAGCACAGAGTTTGGTTGGTTTGTTTGCAAAATGAATGCAAGAAATTACAAATAGTTATCTTTCTTTTAATAACAGAAATGGAACCGACATAATTGACCTTTCACCTGATGGATCCATGTCAAAGTTCGTGACCCTTGCTCGTAGTGATGGCACATCTCTGTACATTACTCGTGACCTAGCTGCAGCCATTGAGCGATTCAAGCGTTACGAGTTTGACAACATGTATTATGTTGTAGATAAAAGCCAGGCAGATCATTTTTCTGGGTTGTTCCAGACGCTTAGTAAGATTGGCCATGATTGGTCAGATAGGTATGGTAACGTATCAGATTTTGGTCAGggtatataataaaatgtaatcacAAAAGCTGAACATGTGTTCTAAGATGCTCCCCAATTGAAGTATTTAATACAGCACTGATTTAATATTTGCAATAAAATCAATTGTAAATTATATGTATAGCATGGTAGATCTCGAGTACACCAGCAGAGAAGTATCCGTCAATGACGGTCATGTGACTTCAGTAGAAGACGACTACAAGAACAGTAACTGTAACAAcaataagaatttttttttcttttggaagGTGTCATCATCTATCATTTGGACGCGTCCTCGGCATGAGCACTCGGAAAGGCAATGTGGTTTTTTTGGAAGATATTATAGAAGAGGCTAAGTTACATATGCTACAAAACATGAGAGCCTCTAAAAGTAagaaatgaaacattttataaattaattttcaatgtTTACTCAAAACAAAAAAGTTTATAATTTGTACTGAACTTTCTTTCTGAACATGTAATCATTCTCAACAGTAGGATtagtaaacaatttatttaatattttagacACAAAGAAATTTGAAAGTGAAGTTGATGAGGAACACGTTGCTGAAACACTCGGCGTTTCTGCTATTATAGTTcaagattttaaatttaaattgacgTCAGATTACAGGTTTGAATGGGATAGAGCCTTACAAGACAATGGAAACACTGGTGTGTTTCTGCAGTATACTCACGCTAGACTAAGCAGGTATGTCACATGATCAGTAGGCATGTAGGTTTGAATGGGATAGAGCATTACAAGCACTGGTGTTTCTGCACTATACTCGCGCAAGACTAAGCAGGTATGTCACATGATGATCAATAGGTATGTCACATGATCAGTGTAGGTATTTCACATGATCAGTATGTATGTCTCATGATCAGTAACTATGTCTCATGATCAGTATGTATGTCTCATGATCAGTAACTATGTCACATGATCAGTATGTATGTCTCATGATCAGTAACTATGTCTCATGATCAGTATGTATGTCTCATGATCAGTAACTATGTCTCATGATCAGTATGTATGTCTCATGATCAGTAAATATGTCTCATGATCAGTATGTATGTCTCATGATCAGTATGTATGTCACATGATCAGTAACTATGTCTCATGATCAGTAACTATGTCTCATGATCAGTATGTATGTCTCATGATCAGTAACTATGTCTAATGATCAGTAGGTATGTCACATGATCAGACCTTCTAACACAAAATCAAAGAGGTTCTAAACAAATTTATCATTTCATTTCTACTGTgtattttttacaaatgttCGTTTTGATTTACAATATCTTACTTTAGTATTTGTAGAAAGAGTGGTGTGTCTTTAAATCTAGATGCTGATACTAATTTACTCCTGGAAGAAGAGGCTATTCAACTTGTACATCATCTTGCCCTGTTTGAGGGAGCAATCCAAACTGCATACACTGAAAAGGAAGCATGTCGTATTGTTAATTACCTTTTTAAGCTTTGGTAAGTTGCCAATTACAATTtgattaaatttgatttatcTTTAGACGTTTGTTTTGTTACTTACCCTTTTTGATGACTCAAATGTGAATTTTCCTTTTTCTGTTCAATGTTTCAGCCGCCTGATCTCAATAGCTTACAAAGTATTACGAGTTGAAGGAACTCCCACAGACCTTGCAGAGGTAGGGACAATACAGTGCAAACACTGTGTTACAGCAGCATAtgttttctattatgaaataacctaaataaatatttacgaTTTTGAAATTAAAGACTTCGTGATCATTGTTTCCATAAACATGATTTTTCTATAATTTTCTTTTACAGGCTAGGTTGCTCCTCTTCAACCATTCTCAGGACATTCTTAGTACCGGTATGAAAGTACTCGGTTTAAAACCACTCAACAAGATGTAGCAATATACCATACAACCAACCAGagacatacagtatatagataATATACATCTCTTATTCAaccaaccatggaggtataactcCATTAACAACCAACATTATTTTACTTACACGATGTTAGTGCTTAACTATGTAATTATGGAAATAGTTATTGAAATATGCttatacacaaataaatattattattattagccaTTGATTTATTTAGTGCAGCTCAATACAACAATGCAATACTACacacaaaaattacaatattttatacattggTTTGTAACTTAAAGTAAACATTTCCTTAACATATACATAGTCTCTAAAAGTATATATCTtgatttgttaataaatatcatgtactgtattactgtacatcttaagctctgtctacactacacaAAATATAGTGTGAtgtacacaaatatggtagtgatatgacatcaccatgtccatatatgggcacattacatttttttgtcacataaagtttgatggtgtagacagagctttagttaaaAACTCATTCAATGATTCAATAAAATCTATAATGTTATCTCTTTCTATTAGATTTTCGTACTTAAGGTCCCATAATCAATGTAATATATAACATcatggtataaaaataataacttaaagaccccttccctgcaattttggacgttttttgcaaaataatacatatatatcactttaaaaacattaaaccatgtcattccttgtcttaaatgtacgttttatggtaaattatgataaaaagtgagaaacaatgcactacctaagtagctcgcggcgatcgacctctcatggacggtcttaggcctagcctagctaggcttagttttgtaggcctagctggtaaacatcggtaacgtacgaacatcgtacgctagctatatacctagcctgaagttgtatagttgctgcattaattgtctttctatttttgccagactccgttgatacaaattggggaaaacccggtattttcgctgaaaagttaggagtcttccatttgttttggcctcacgatcgatcgaaaagtgggcgaattacaggtgaaaaacaaaaatatcaatccacgcgcaatgcattttgggatttatagcgggccgctataattattagaatctacttatttttcacatttgtaaccgtttaaagacgaaaaaagttatcgcaatatgaccatatagtattatttttacattaaatataatttgtgatcttaaattagatctaaaaaacgtgggaagggggctttaattTACACATTATAGTTTTGTTACTAGCTAGGCGCGGCCTAGCCAGGCCGCCTATCTATATActctctagcctaggcctagctagcctacgtATTACACATGCGTAGAAGAACTCCTGGATTGGAGTAGTAGGGAGATTCTGTAGAAtgctgcgaatcaactgttacatttttttagaccaaaacgtaaccatgtagaaatcgtatgcgcagtctgaatgttctattgacatgtctgcgtcgatgattaattgtcaacaaaaatgtattgctgaacaattctgttttagtttcataacaatcggactacgaaaagttcactttcttacgactggtaattttaagtagttggtaatattaataaaatatgcaatttttatatttgaattatcattatttgcctgccatctt
Encoded here:
- the LOC140047317 gene encoding probable arginine--tRNA ligase, mitochondrial, yielding MATKKLREIVAKQVSMAIGLTEEQILPLINFSQLMLNKRCGGELSVSVKSLNHIQNPGQVLSDSELIKYAGKVAAKITHPGKYIENIAIDSTHISFKIKPSRFVEYVLGEINSAGQQYGIPRSNEPKKKVIIEYSSPNIAKPFHAGHLRSTVIGQFLTNLHKLLGHQVTSINYLGDWGTQFGILAAGLKKQNQTVFSTRSLFDVYVAANSEAEVNAQFKIKAREIFRKMEDGDEEILSLWREIRDQSVSDYSHTYKRLGIKFDEYSGESKYRQSAQDLTNQLKETNILQKAINGTDIIDLSPDGSMSKFVTLARSDGTSLYITRDLAAAIERFKRYEFDNMYYVVDKSQADHFSGLFQTLSKIGHDWSDRCHHLSFGRVLGMSTRKGNVVFLEDIIEEAKLHMLQNMRASKNTKKFESEVDEEHVAETLGVSAIIVQDFKFKLTSDYRFEWDRALQDNGNTGVFLQYTHARLSSICRKSGVSLNLDADTNLLLEEEAIQLVHHLALFEGAIQTAYTEKEACRIVNYLFKLCRLISIAYKVLRVEGTPTDLAEARLLLFNHSQDILSTGMKVLGLKPLNKM